TCCAGAACCGTTGGGTGCGTAGTTAACTGAATTGTATCCCGCTGTTGCTACAGAAGGAAGTACATACGCATATGGAAGACCATGAAAACCAGAGTTGAAAAGACCTAAAATGCCGAGTTGAAAGGAACTTACAAGACAAAAAGGCTCAAGAACAGACAAGCATCATACAATCTCAAATTCATTACTAAACACATTAACACCTAAGTTGACATCTGATAATCTATAATTCAGTAGAAAATCCTACTCTAATCAAAAGCACTTAGAGTGTCCAGATGACCCTGTGTGGTAACTAAACAGTCTTTTTTCATATAAAAAATAATTTAGAAAAACTTAATGAATAGTCCGAAAATGATCTAACCATTTACTTTATAGCTTTCCCACATGGATAAATGAAATGCAATCAAAGACATACAACAAAAGAAACTTCAAGGAGATAAACAAACTTAACTAAGCTAATACTGAGTTGATATACCTGCATATGAATATGGAGAATGCACATTCTGGGAGTAATGATCATCCTCAGTAAGCTTAGCCAAAATCAAATCAATAGCCCGCATCTGCTCCTCGAAGGTTCCAGACAATGTGGCTAGCCTATCACTCAACCCATAGTAGGTATTATCCAGAGGAGATATCTTAATACCAGCTTTAGATTCTTCAATGAATGACCTGTGTCAACAGAAAAAAAAAAACGTCTTAACGGTTGGTGAAACCAAGTACTACTACTAAATTCAATATTCCTAACGCCAAAAACAAAACAAAAAATGCAATGCCATATTCTAAAACTTAAAACTCTAATACTTCAAACTAAGGACACATGCATCGGTGAGTCTCTCACCAATTATATTAATATTTAATTGGAACGTCTCTCGACATGAGTTTCTGAGCTTTTCTGAGAAATTTTCCAATTAAATATTAATATAACTAGCCAGAGACTCTGGTGGTGAGAGATCTACCAACGCATATGGCTTAATTTATCTCTAAAATCAAGAAACCTATTTTCACCTGTCATAAAGTTTTGACTTGTTTATGCATACACTCAAAGCATGAAAACAATACAATAACATGAGCAGATACAATCTTACTTGATGGTGGCCCCTCCTTTTCCAATGATGCCTCCACAAGAACTGTTAGGAACCACAAGTCTTAGTCTTCTCCTAGGCTCAACATCACTACCATCTTCAGCATGAAGCTAAACAATCAAATAGAAAAAAAAAAAAAAGTCAAAAACAGCTCTCACAATATATAAAAACATGAAATACAAATGCGGTCCTGAACCAAGCCAGATGAAACATTCGCCTCGTGCCCCCAAAAAATGTGAAAAAATTTATATATGAATAGAAAAAAATTTAAAGCCCCCAAACTATTGAAATCTTTATTAAATCGTATTCAGCCCCCAAAATCTCACGGCCGGCCCGGAATGAGTCTATCTATCTACCTCACTGTGCAATTTATCAAGGATAAGTTCAAGTCCAGTAACAACTTCTTTAACCGATCCGGATATCATAATAATCCTATCAGTAGTCCCAGGGAAAAACTCTTGGTTACGCGAGAGCTGGATCCTCGCCCCGGACTTGGCCTGAAACTCAGTGATGGTGGAGCCTCCTTTCCCAATGACGGAGCCTGCTGCGGCATTGGATACGAGAAACCGAACGTGCGTTTGCTTCTCCGCAGAGTCTTAAAAAAAAAGTCAATAGCAATCAATCATCATCAAGCTCAAGATACGGATCCGATTTTCACGATGTTAGGCAAACAATTTTAAGTCAGAGAGTGGATCCGATCGGAGATACCAGATTCCGAAGGCTCTGGGGATCTGTTGTTGGTGAGCTCTTCTTCAGGGGCGTATGACTCCATTGCTAGAGATGGAGATAAGGATCGAATCAACATTAAACGAATACAATGAACGAAACGGAGAAGATACAGATTGAAAGATGATTTGGAAGTTTACCAGAATTTGAAATCTCCTCTCCTTCCTTCCGTCGCCGCCGTTTGATTTGAGAAGTGAATGAAGGTGGGCTCTCTGCTCTCTATCTATCCACTAGGCTTGCTCTCCTTATTCTGTTATTTTCTTTTATTTTTTATTTAATCTAATTTAAATTTATAGCATTATAATACTAAGATTTATTTTACACAGTTAAATTTTTTTTATTAATTTATTAAAAATCTGAACGTCAATAAGTTTTTTTCTTACATTAATTAGGTTATATGTGAGTATCTAAGCATATTCAAATAAATTCCTCTTTAAAATTGGTTCTCATAATTTCTTTTTTTTTTTTTAACGCTTTGTAATCGATTTATAAAAACCAGTACAACATTCTTGAAAGAAACAGAGTATGGTGAAACCAACAGGGCCCCCAACTCCAGAAATTAAAAAACTACTAAAAACCAACATCATCTCCTTTGTTTGCATCCATCACCGTTGAGAAGATAATGAAATGCTTCAAATGAGCTGTAAACAAGACTCAAGATCCTTCTTAGTATCCATTGTCCGCTTGAACAGCATCTGCATGAATCATAGGCAATAACCAAGAAGGTCCATCTTTCCCCACATACGAAGCATACCGCTGATCCCTTGTCACACTACGAGCAATGGCCTCCGCGCATTGGTTTGCTCCGCTGTGTACATAAGCTATAGACCACAGTTGTAACCTAGACAGCTTCTCTCTTATCACGTCAATCAACCCATGAAACATAGGAAAATTATCAGGATTCAAAACTGCTTCTCCCGCCAAATATGATGAAGATTCAAACACCACATTCTTATGTCGCAGTGTCGATAGGCTCTCTGCGGCCCACAGAAAACTTAGCAACTCAGCCTCTAGCTGTGATGCCACCATTGAGTATGAGCGACGGCTGTGGATTAGCGAGACACCCAAATGATTCTGTGTCAGCCAAGCGACCCCACAATTTCGGTTTGCATCTGTCCAAGACGAACCAACGTTACATTTTATGAAACTTGGACATGGTTTTCGCCAGCAAGCTAAAGCAGATTCACCCACATTCTCATCAATGTCTTCCTTGTCACCCACGTTAGCCGCATTCCAAGCTTCAAACTCCAACTGACTTTTTCTCCATATCTCTTCTGCCCCTACGTTCACTTGTTGAAAGACAAATTTGTTAATTTGTTTTAATCAATTTGTTACTTAGTTAGATAGCCTAACATTATCTCATTTTTATTGTTAAGTAGTTGTAGTTCCTTCTTCAAAATATGTACTTCTTCAAATCTAAAGTTGATGTGTATAGTTTCTGAATTAATTGAAGTTTAAATTAAATAAGAAAGAAAGAAAGTTGGGCTTGCATTGATTGATTCATCTCTCTCCTATAAATCATACTTTCATGGGCTGAATTTTACTTTAGCCCAAACTATACGGGTCCGCCGTGGGCTGAATCAAGAATTGAAAAAACTCAGCTAAACTATCTGGTTTTCCAGGTTAATCGGTTTGACGTTTCAGTTTTATTTTTCCAACAAATTTGGTAAAAACAAATAGCGTGATGATGTTGGAAACAAATTTTGTTTGTATACTAACAAAATAATATTGTTTCGTTTAAATGTGTAGACATGGCTCCTCTTTGGTCACAGGTACCACTATATACCTTTCTATTTCAATGCCATTAAAATGTTTGATATAATTCCATTTATTTCACCTCTACCCCTGTAACCTAATTTTGTAAGCTATTAATTACATATTCATTGTATATATATCCACATAACTTTTTAAATACAGTTTATTCCACTCCCCGTCTATATATATTTCCAAAAGTATTTTTGGGTAAACCGATTCTTAATTTATGCAACTATAGTTCATTATTAACAAGAAAGGAACTATATATAATTCAGTATATTACTTATTTTACGCCTATAATTCAGTATATTCTGATAAAAGTTTGCAGAATTAACGACGTTATAGTGTTACTGTTATACTATGCCAAACAAACCGGCTAACTTTTTTTTAACGTCAAACCGGCTAATTATTGTACACCAACATGTTGTATGTATACTAATATTGAAAAATACTGATTTTCATGTGCTGGATTAATCATTGTGTTGATTTTTACGGCGTGTATAAAAATATTACTTTATATTGTAGGTGTTTTACGCACGATCTAATAAAATAAACCGGATCAAGACCAATCAACCACGATCATAGAAATTAATACAATATAGTATGTCATCATCGTGCTTATCCACCTTTATCTACATCGCATTTACCAGATATCCGTGAAAGTAAATCTACATTGTAAGCTGTATTATATTATTTAATTATCTTTTGTTTAATCTCACATACTTCGTAAATTTTGTACTAATATGTTAATAATATGTCACTAAAAAGTACAGTAAATATTGACAACGAAATTCTATAACTAAGTCGGTACGAAACTCAATGTTTATAACAAGTATAACTCGACACTCAAATATTATATCTGAATGTATACATAATGTAAGTTTGTGATATTTAAGTAAAAAATTGATCACATCACATAATTTAAAGCTCCGTCTTCTCTCTAGGTATCCTCCGATGGATAAGTTTCTTCGGCCGACGGGATAGACTTCCACAATCGCCGCCGGTCCGGTTGAGAGGGAAATGATTAGTTTCTAATGTACATGTCTTTTGATAGGGAGAGGTCCATTTTGTCTTCATTGTGGTTCGGTTTATAGGACCGGTTTTTGATTCCGGGATGTAGAGGCTTATACAGCTCTGTGGTCGCCGGTTTATGACTCCGGAGGTGGAGGCTTTCAGAGCTTTGTGCTGCCGGCTTTAAATCCGTCCTCTGTTTGAGTTTTGGTTCTGATTTTGACCCGTGGGGTGTGATTGGGTGTTGCTCTTGTCTTCAGTTTGACGGTTCGGTCCGATTGGATGAAATCTCGGCAGTCGATGAATCTCTTTGACGGCTATGTTGTGGTGATGAAAGCAGAGGTTATGATTTGGGGATCAATTTCTGTAGGGATGGTTTGGTGATCCGAAGGAGATCTCAGTTTGGTCGGGGGAAGCTCTCCGTGGGAAGAACCTCCGGCGTTGGAGGTATGTGAAGTAGTGCTTGTCTCCGGTGCGGCGCCGATCAGTTTCCGGCGTAATCTCGGGACGGTGAAGGTGAAAGGGGTCGGTGACGTGTGTTATCTTTCGTTGTTGAGGGATTAACACGTGTCCTAAACAAGTTTACAAAATTCGACGCGTGTTTTTGTCGATTTCCTTTTTGGATCGGTTTAAGTTTAGCGAGCTTTAGGCCCAGTTATTTGTATGTATTGTATGAGTCTCTTTCGGTTGGATATTCGGGCTTTGTTATTTTGTATGGTTTGTGGGTTTTGGTTTTCAATAAAACTAGATGACAAAAAAAGATGTAAAAAGTATCGAATTATAGATCGTATATTTCAAAGCATATATGTGTCCTTTTCTTTAGATGTCACAAATATATATATATATATATATATTTCACTTTTTTTGGAAGTTCTCTTGGTCCAGTGGTTTGACAAATGGTTCATTAATGCTTCTACACCAGGAGATCTGCGTTTTCATTTTCGGAGAAGGTGAAATTATATGAATTAAATGAGAAAATGCTTACAAGAGATCTACAACATGGCGTAAGGAATACCGTCGTGGATCCGATAGGGCGACTCGGGTGATGTAGTCAGGCGTGAATCCTCATACGGTAGGTAGAATTGTTGGCTGTAAAATTGTCTGTAATATTTCTCATAGTTGTAATAGCATAATTATCCAGCGTTAAATATATATATATATATATATATATATGTTATTTAGTGCTAGTACTTTTGATCGTTTTGTTCAGACTGACGCTGAATTATCAAACAAAATGTTCACTAAATCCAGATTTGCACTGTAATTACTCTAATCGTGGGATACTGACGTATAACATTTAGTATGAAATTTTGACATCCGGAAATTCCGAGTAATTGGGGGAACCACCCGTAATGATATTTAGATAATTATCTATGAGCATCATCCACAACCACATTAAAGTACATTTAATTACATTAATTTACAGATCCCAAAGCCGTATTTATCGGTCTATCTGTCAGCTCAAAACTGTCAGAGATCAACATGAATTTCCGATCAACTTTTCTCGATTACAATATTACTTAATTACCTTGCGAAATAATTATCAGTCTATTTTTTATTTATACAAAAATATTAATTCGAATATAGTTGGATCAAGGCATCATTATCTTATTCGTGGCGTCTTTCACAAGCACATAAGACCGCACAACCATTATACTCCCTCCGTCGTATTAAGTGTCGTTTTAGAAAAAAATTTCGTTACAAAATAAGTATTGTTTTTGATTTTCAATGAAAAATTTATTAATTTTATGCAAAATTTATTTTTCTATTAGTTGAAATATGGTTAGGTGTATAGATAATAGTGTTTTTTTATAAGAAATGTATAAAATTAATTGTTTT
This genomic interval from Brassica oleracea var. oleracea cultivar TO1000 chromosome C2, BOL, whole genome shotgun sequence contains the following:
- the LOC106327254 gene encoding protein BTR1-like isoform X1: MESYAPEEELTNNRSPEPSESDSAEKQTHVRFLVSNAAAGSVIGKGGSTITEFQAKSGARIQLSRNQEFFPGTTDRIIMISGSVKEVVTGLELILDKLHSELHAEDGSDVEPRRRLRLVVPNSSCGGIIGKGGATIKSFIEESKAGIKISPLDNTYYGLSDRLATLSGTFEEQMRAIDLILAKLTEDDHYSQNVHSPYSYAATAGYNSVNYAPNGSGGKYQNHKEEASTTVTIGVSDEHIGLVLGRGGRNIMEITQMTGARIKISDRGDFMSGTTDRKVSITGSQRAIQQAETMIKQKVDSASERATE
- the LOC106327254 gene encoding protein BTR1-like isoform X2, whose product is MESYAPEEELTNNRSPEPSESDSAEKQTHVRFLVSNAAAGSVIGKGGSTITEFQAKSGARIQLSRNQEFFPGTTDRIIMISGSVKEVVTGLELILDKLHSELHAEDGSDVEPRRRLRLVVPNSSCGGIIGKGGATIKSFIEESKAGIKISPLDNTYYGLSDRLATLSGTFEEQMRAIDLILAKLTEDDHYSQNVHSPYSYAAGYNSVNYAPNGSGGKYQNHKEEASTTVTIGVSDEHIGLVLGRGGRNIMEITQMTGARIKISDRGDFMSGTTDRKVSITGSQRAIQQAETMIKQKVDSASERATE
- the LOC106327254 gene encoding protein BTR1-like isoform X3, translating into MESYAPEEELTNNRSPEPSESDSAEKQTHVRFLVSNAAAGSVIGKGGSTITEFQAKSGARIQLSRNQEFFPGTTDRIIMISGSVKEVVTGLELILDKLHSELHAEDGSDVEPRRRLRLVVPNSSCGGIIGKGGATIKSFIEESKAGIKISPLDNTYYGLSDRLATLSGTFEEQMRAIDLILAKLTEDDHYSQNVHSPYSYAGLFNSGFHGLPYAYVLPSVATAGYNSVNYAPNGSGGKYQNHKEEASTTVTIGVSDEHIGLVLGRGGRNIMEITQMTGARIKISDRGDFMSGTTDRKVSITGSQRAIQQAETMIKQKVDSASERATE